AATCATGGTGCACACTCTTCCATATTGGAACATAATGTTTCAGCTTTTATTTGTGACATTTGGAGAATTGAATTTTCCATAATCTCATAAAGCCATTTTTCAATCATTTTGGTCTGTTTAAATAGCTTCATTTCCATATATATTTGGAACCTTTCTTACCTATGCACTTATTATCGTCGAATAacactataataaaattattaaataataataaaattttaaaacaaaaaataattaatcattatattaaaatattaaataatagttaaagttcaagataaaaaataactaatcattatattaaattagatactattttagagactacaaaattattggtatttaaataatttttattattaataaaaatttataaaatggtcttttaaattggtatctaaattaactatcaagattttaattactaatatttatgttttaaattattctctaaaataataataaaaaataatttaaaatataaataactaaaactttgatagctaatgattagatattaatttagaaactattttataaatttttattaattaataataaaagttactttatatattaataattttttttagtttataaaatggtatctaatttagtgaATACaagaactaattattttggttttctaaaattaatttttgtttaatgattttcttggagGATAAGttaattaagaatttttttccACTCCCTATTCtttataatatgataaaataacACTTATATGTTTTTAATGACAATTACTTTGTTATAGGGTTTTAATAAACCAcacaaatatttgttaaatttaataaaataatatccatattcctattttatttattaaaaatattacattgaTTAAGATTTAAATAAGGAttcataaaaattaaagttaaagttaaaaaaaaaattaataaaaaaaaattattatgtataaaaaatataattaaaattatattcccactaaattataaattgtcatataaaaaaatttataatattaatgagataaattctttgtctttttttttatttgtattagaGGATACGAGTAATCACAAATTACGTAATCTTTGTTTGGTCTCCAAACATAATTAATTAGGTGAAAATCAATTAAGTGAAATGAATGAGAGAatgaatttcaaaattattaaagatAACATGAGGAAAAATAGaatacttaattaatttttttttagaaatactATTTGTATAAAATAACACGCATCGACAATGTTTTTGTATAATAAATCATGATTAGAAACAACATAATAAATATTCACACTcttcaataattttaattttaactaattaaaaaaattcccaTAAATTTTGGAGCCAAGATTAAAGACTTTCGTATGTATACCTCTATATGATGAACAAGAAATTGCTCACTTAATAAACAccaaattaaaaagttatttatttgtatacaaatatatataggcatgtttattttaatatcttcTTAATGACATttaggaaagaaaaatattttttataaattaaaaattactttatgtATAAGTTGaagttaaagtaaaaaaaaaaagtatttcatTAAATTACCTTGTGCATAAAAAAAGTTACTTTTTTTCTTAACTTTATCTTCTGAAAATCTTGAACATGGAAGGTTTGTCAATGGAGGTCATGTAATGAAGGAGAACTCAAGAAGATTGAAgaacacaaaagaaaagaataaagaaagtgATAAACATGAATCATtgcttaattttattataagataTGCATAGAGGTGTTGACTGAAGATGAGTCTACTTTACATAATTTCCTAAGAAATAATTGaatcctttttatttttatcacatAAAGAAACCTTGGATGTCATTGGAGGTGGCATTCACACTGAGTTCATGCAAACTAAAATCATCATCAAAGCCAAATCCATCGTCCATGCAGCTACCTGAAGTTGGAAGACAAAGATCACTGGTTTTCACATGCTCCAACCAGTAACCACTTTGTTGCTCTCTCATGATCAAGTGCTGCTGTGGCTTAGAAACTTGATGAACTTGGTTAGAACTGATCATGGTGCCAAACTGTGGCACCAATCTAGTTGCTTCTCTGGTGTGATGCTGAATCTGTTGTTTGGTACCTTGTTGGAAATTTAGGGTAATGGGACCCTTATGGATTGCAAGTGACATGGGTGTTGTGGAAGAGCCAGTGAATTGTTGTACCAATGCCCTGAAATTGGAGGTGTTGGCTTTGAGAAGGGTAATGGGAGTGGTCTTAGAagctcttgatcttc
The sequence above is a segment of the Phaseolus vulgaris cultivar G19833 chromosome 2, P. vulgaris v2.0, whole genome shotgun sequence genome. Coding sequences within it:
- the LOC137809726 gene encoding uncharacterized protein, translated to MNMAATDHDHCMEFDQQFLVDDLDPFIEGFMDTTTCMSSPKSMMISPRNSSHNNTTSGHHLTPKASAFKPIRRRSRASKTTPITLLKANTSNFRALVQQFTGSSTTPMSLAIHKGPITLNFQQGTKQQIQHHTREATRLVPQFGTMISSNQVHQVSKPQQHLIMREQQSGYWLEHVKTSDLCLPTSGSCMDDGFGFDDDFSLHELSVNATSNDIQGFFM